A single genomic interval of Mycolicibacterium holsaticum DSM 44478 = JCM 12374 harbors:
- a CDS encoding alpha/beta hydrolase family protein yields the protein MKAVEYAPGRLVDLWEENPQRTVLMWHGAQTDARATMGPLAERVAAHGFSVLVPDWNSQAHDRGHADLLGSLDFARSRSADPDAMLLVGWSLGGLAAAGATLHAGELGVRFAHTVCLAGAFVVADPVSGEPLPTDLTGLARSPVTLLHGVGDHVVPVTVSRDFAATLRANDWPVELVELDTDHAAIAGAAHDPVADRYVPAEDPQALAVADDVAARIAAVAS from the coding sequence ATGAAGGCTGTCGAATACGCTCCCGGTCGGCTCGTCGATCTGTGGGAGGAGAATCCCCAACGCACCGTTCTCATGTGGCACGGTGCCCAGACCGACGCCCGTGCCACCATGGGACCGCTCGCCGAACGGGTGGCGGCCCACGGCTTCTCGGTGCTGGTACCCGACTGGAATTCACAGGCCCACGACCGCGGTCATGCCGATCTGCTGGGCTCGCTTGATTTTGCGCGGTCCCGCAGTGCCGATCCCGACGCGATGCTGCTCGTCGGGTGGTCGCTGGGTGGGCTGGCGGCAGCGGGCGCCACGCTGCACGCCGGTGAGCTCGGTGTCCGGTTCGCGCACACCGTTTGTCTGGCCGGTGCGTTCGTCGTCGCCGACCCGGTGTCGGGCGAGCCGCTGCCCACCGACCTCACGGGCCTTGCGCGCTCCCCTGTCACGTTGTTGCACGGTGTCGGGGACCACGTCGTTCCGGTGACCGTCAGCCGAGACTTCGCCGCGACGCTGCGGGCCAACGACTGGCCCGTCGAGCTGGTGGAACTCGACACCGACCACGCGGCGATCGCCGGCGCGGCACACGACCCCGTTGCCGACCGCTATGTGCCCGCCGAGGATCCACAGGCGCTGGCCGTCGCCGACGATGTGGCGGCCCGAATCGCCGCCGTCGCTTCGTAA
- a CDS encoding ArsR/SmtB family transcription factor, whose product MTAIDEVFKALADPSRRILLDSLNARNGQSLRDLCAGLSMARQSVSKHLTVLEDANLITTVWRGREKLHYLNAEPINAIADRWINQYDRARVQTLADLKTALETQPMDSAEFVYTTYIRTTPERLWQAITDPAFSHRYMGHALVSDFEKGSTYVWADRDLEIEHPDQLILESEPYRRLAFTFHTFVPELTTLGLDEDVIAKAAKEQRSKVTFEIEPADDDQVKLTVIHDNFPPESTVRELISGGWPWKLSNLKTALEVS is encoded by the coding sequence ATGACCGCGATCGACGAGGTATTCAAGGCGCTGGCTGACCCCAGCCGACGCATCCTGCTGGACAGCCTCAACGCACGAAACGGGCAGAGCCTGCGGGATCTGTGTGCGGGCCTGTCAATGGCACGGCAGTCCGTCAGCAAGCACCTGACGGTGCTCGAGGACGCCAACCTGATCACCACCGTGTGGCGGGGTCGCGAGAAGCTGCACTACCTCAACGCCGAACCGATCAACGCCATCGCCGACCGCTGGATCAACCAATACGACCGTGCCCGGGTCCAGACCCTCGCCGACCTCAAGACAGCATTGGAGACCCAACCCATGGACAGCGCCGAATTCGTCTACACGACCTACATCCGAACCACCCCAGAGCGGCTGTGGCAGGCGATCACCGACCCGGCATTCTCGCACCGGTATATGGGCCATGCCTTGGTGTCGGATTTCGAGAAGGGCTCGACCTACGTATGGGCGGATCGCGATCTGGAGATCGAGCACCCCGATCAGCTCATCCTCGAATCCGAGCCATACCGACGGCTCGCATTCACCTTTCACACGTTCGTACCGGAACTGACGACGTTGGGCCTGGATGAAGACGTCATCGCCAAGGCCGCCAAGGAGCAGCGCTCCAAGGTGACGTTCGAGATCGAGCCTGCTGATGACGACCAGGTGAAGCTGACCGTCATTCACGACAACTTCCCGCCGGAAAGCACTGTCCGCGAGCTCATTTCCGGTGGCTGGCCGTGGAAGCTGTCCAACCTCAAGACGGCACTCGAAGTGTCATAG
- a CDS encoding glutamine amidotransferase, whose amino-acid sequence MRHPASSSGSRGAVHSGHRPFLLLSIRGEDEAADDEYLAVLRFAGLDPAGLQRIRLTHQPLGHIDLADWSGVILGGGPYTISDPADTKSAVQQRAEAELLTLIERLVEQDFPFLGCCYGVGTLGTVIGATIDRTYPEPVGGMRITVTAAGRDDPLFADVPDAFDAYGGHKEGVSELPPGVVCLASSPDCPVQAFRVGQNVYATQFHPELDIDGIFTRINVYKNHGYFAPESAEALKEAARQWDVRHPPTILRRFSERYRQ is encoded by the coding sequence GTGCGACACCCCGCGAGCTCATCCGGCTCGCGGGGTGCCGTGCATTCCGGGCACCGTCCGTTCCTGCTGCTGTCGATCCGCGGCGAAGACGAGGCGGCCGACGACGAGTACCTGGCGGTGCTGCGTTTCGCCGGCCTGGACCCCGCCGGTCTGCAGCGGATCCGGTTGACCCACCAACCGTTGGGGCACATCGACCTCGCCGACTGGTCCGGCGTCATCCTGGGCGGTGGGCCCTACACCATCAGCGATCCCGCAGACACGAAATCCGCCGTGCAACAACGCGCCGAGGCGGAGTTGCTGACGCTGATCGAGCGCCTGGTCGAACAGGACTTTCCCTTCCTCGGATGTTGTTACGGCGTGGGCACCCTCGGCACCGTCATCGGCGCAACCATCGACCGGACATACCCCGAACCGGTCGGCGGAATGCGGATCACCGTCACCGCGGCCGGTCGCGACGATCCGCTGTTCGCCGATGTGCCGGACGCTTTCGACGCCTACGGTGGCCACAAAGAAGGTGTCAGCGAGCTCCCGCCGGGCGTCGTGTGCCTGGCGTCCTCCCCCGACTGTCCGGTTCAGGCCTTCCGCGTCGGCCAGAACGTCTACGCCACGCAGTTCCATCCCGAACTGGACATCGACGGGATCTTCACCCGCATCAACGTCTACAAAAACCACGGCTACTTCGCGCCGGAATCGGCAGAGGCACTGAAAGAAGCTGCGCGGCAATGGGATGTCCGACATCCACCGACTATACTTCGGCGGTTCTCCGAAAGGTACCGACAATAG
- the katG gene encoding catalase/peroxidase HPI, with translation MTSDARPPHSAEKTQSTSESENPVIPSPTPKSHAPLRNQDWWPNQVDVSVLHAQDVKANPLGADFNYREEVKKLDFDALKRDLTELMTNSQDWWPADYGNYGGLFIRMSWHSAGTYRIHDGRGGGGQGAQRFAPINSWPDNNGLDKARRLLWPIKQKYGRKLSWADLLVLAGNVALESMGFKTAGFAFGREDIWEPEETLWGFEDTWLGTDKRYSGERDLAEPFGATTMGLIYVNPEGPEGEPDPIKAAIDIRETFGRMAMNDEETAALIVGGHTFGKTHGAGDASLVGPEPEAAPIEQQGLGWKSSYGSGKGADAVVSGLEVVWTPTPTKWDNSFLETLYGYEWELTKSPAGAWQYVAKDAGDVIPEPHDPTKKRKPYMLVTDLSMRLSPIYADITRRWLNHPEELADAFAKAWFKLLHRDMGPVSRYVGPWVPSETYVWQDPVPAVDHQLVDDADIAALKAKVLDSGLSSTQLIKTAWASAASFRGTDKRGGANGARIRLEPQKNWDVNEPAELAKVLPVLEKIQQDFNGSASGGKQISLADLIVLAGSAAVEKAAKDAGFDVTVPFAPGRADATQEQTDVESFAVIEPRADGFRNYIRPNEKTQIERLLVDRAYMLNLTAPEMTVLIGGLRALGANYGGSKHGVLTDRPGVLTNDFFVNLLDMGTEWKGGHEENVYEGRDRASGDVKWTATANDLVFGSHSQLRALAEVYAQEDSKQKFVDDFVAAWVKVMNNDRFDLHQ, from the coding sequence TACCGCGAGGAAGTCAAGAAGCTCGACTTCGACGCGCTCAAGCGCGACCTCACCGAGCTGATGACCAACTCGCAGGACTGGTGGCCCGCCGACTACGGCAACTACGGTGGCCTGTTCATCCGCATGAGCTGGCACTCCGCGGGCACCTACCGCATCCACGACGGCCGCGGCGGCGGTGGCCAGGGCGCCCAGCGCTTTGCCCCGATCAACAGCTGGCCCGACAACAACGGTCTGGACAAGGCCCGCCGGTTGTTGTGGCCGATCAAGCAGAAGTATGGCCGCAAGCTGTCCTGGGCCGACCTGCTGGTGTTGGCGGGCAACGTCGCGCTGGAGTCGATGGGCTTCAAGACCGCCGGCTTCGCGTTCGGCCGCGAGGACATCTGGGAGCCAGAGGAGACCCTGTGGGGCTTCGAGGACACCTGGCTGGGCACCGACAAGCGCTACTCCGGTGAGCGTGACCTGGCCGAGCCGTTCGGCGCGACGACCATGGGTCTGATCTACGTCAACCCCGAGGGCCCGGAGGGCGAGCCCGACCCGATCAAGGCCGCGATCGACATCCGCGAGACGTTCGGCCGCATGGCGATGAACGACGAGGAGACCGCCGCGCTGATCGTCGGCGGCCACACCTTCGGCAAGACCCACGGCGCCGGGGACGCCAGCCTGGTCGGTCCCGAACCGGAGGCCGCGCCCATCGAACAGCAGGGGCTGGGCTGGAAGAGCTCCTACGGCTCGGGCAAGGGCGCCGACGCGGTGGTCAGCGGTCTCGAGGTGGTCTGGACGCCGACGCCGACCAAGTGGGACAACAGCTTCCTGGAGACCCTGTACGGCTATGAGTGGGAGCTGACCAAGAGCCCGGCCGGAGCCTGGCAGTACGTCGCCAAGGATGCCGGGGACGTGATCCCGGAACCGCACGACCCCACCAAGAAGCGCAAGCCGTACATGTTGGTGACCGACCTGTCGATGCGGCTCAGCCCGATCTACGCCGACATCACCCGGCGCTGGCTGAATCATCCCGAAGAACTCGCCGACGCGTTCGCCAAGGCATGGTTCAAGCTGCTGCACCGCGATATGGGTCCGGTGTCGCGTTACGTGGGTCCGTGGGTTCCCAGCGAGACCTACGTCTGGCAGGACCCGGTGCCCGCCGTCGACCACCAGCTGGTCGACGACGCCGACATCGCTGCGTTGAAGGCCAAGGTTCTCGACTCCGGCCTGTCGAGCACCCAGTTGATCAAGACGGCGTGGGCGTCGGCGGCCAGCTTCCGCGGCACCGACAAGCGGGGTGGCGCCAACGGTGCCCGGATCCGCCTTGAGCCGCAGAAGAACTGGGACGTCAACGAGCCCGCCGAGCTGGCCAAGGTACTGCCGGTGCTCGAGAAGATCCAGCAGGACTTCAACGGCTCCGCATCCGGCGGCAAGCAGATCTCGCTGGCCGACCTGATCGTGCTTGCCGGTTCGGCCGCTGTCGAAAAGGCCGCCAAGGACGCCGGATTCGACGTCACGGTGCCGTTCGCGCCGGGACGCGCCGACGCCACGCAGGAGCAGACCGACGTCGAGTCGTTCGCCGTCATCGAGCCGCGCGCCGACGGGTTCCGCAACTACATCCGGCCCAACGAGAAGACCCAGATCGAACGTCTTCTCGTGGATCGGGCGTACATGCTCAACCTGACCGCTCCGGAGATGACGGTGCTCATCGGGGGCCTGCGTGCGCTGGGCGCCAACTACGGTGGCAGCAAGCACGGCGTGCTCACCGACCGTCCCGGCGTGCTGACGAACGACTTCTTCGTCAACCTGCTCGACATGGGCACGGAGTGGAAGGGCGGACACGAGGAGAACGTCTACGAGGGTCGCGATCGTGCGTCGGGCGACGTCAAGTGGACGGCCACCGCCAACGACCTGGTGTTCGGTTCGCACTCGCAGTTGCGGGCGCTGGCCGAGGTCTACGCACAGGAAGACAGCAAGCAGAAGTTCGTGGACGACTTCGTGGCTGCCTGGGTCAAGGTGATGAACAACGATCGGTTCGACCTGCACCAGTAA
- a CDS encoding NADH:flavin oxidoreductase/NADH oxidase family protein, whose translation MLAKPLELPCGAVLPNRVAKAAMSEQLATLSGSPTRAHLRLYEKWARSGCGLVITGNVIVDRGAVSEPRQVVVEDDRDIEVLSAWAVAARSGGAHCWMQLNHAGRQIPRTLSTRPVAPSAQEMTSLRGGFARPRPLTASEIDALIGRFARSAQIAVKAGFDGVQIHAAHGYLISQFLSPLTNRRDDAWGGDPARRRRFLLAVVEAVRGAVGAGVAVAVKLNSSDFQRGGFDEGESMAVVDSLGDVGVDLLEISGGTFEATAMMTGAPESTRTREAYFLDYAERVRARARMPLMLTGGLRSAAAMETAVRSGAIDVCGLGRPLVLEPDLAQRLLAGEGAVSTASPRRVRIPRLAGAGETIWYTEQIHRIGRGRSPRPGRSAEAAMAKYLLASTCDALARRAVVR comes from the coding sequence ATGCTCGCAAAGCCGCTCGAATTACCCTGCGGCGCAGTGTTGCCGAACCGTGTGGCGAAGGCGGCGATGAGCGAGCAACTCGCGACGCTGTCAGGCAGTCCCACACGTGCGCACCTGCGGCTGTATGAAAAATGGGCACGCAGTGGATGCGGCCTGGTGATCACCGGCAACGTGATCGTCGACCGCGGCGCCGTCTCCGAGCCACGCCAGGTGGTCGTGGAGGATGACCGCGACATCGAGGTGCTGAGTGCCTGGGCGGTCGCCGCCCGGTCCGGCGGCGCGCACTGCTGGATGCAGCTCAACCACGCCGGTCGCCAGATACCACGCACGTTGTCCACCCGCCCGGTTGCGCCGTCCGCACAGGAAATGACAAGCCTGCGAGGCGGGTTCGCGCGGCCGCGGCCACTGACCGCTTCTGAGATCGATGCGCTGATAGGCCGGTTCGCCCGCAGCGCGCAGATCGCGGTGAAGGCCGGTTTTGACGGGGTGCAGATCCATGCCGCCCACGGGTACCTCATCTCGCAGTTCCTGTCGCCGCTGACCAACCGGCGAGACGACGCGTGGGGTGGTGACCCCGCGCGGCGACGACGCTTCCTGCTGGCCGTCGTCGAAGCGGTTCGCGGTGCGGTCGGCGCCGGGGTCGCGGTGGCGGTCAAGCTGAACAGTTCGGATTTCCAGCGCGGCGGTTTCGACGAGGGCGAGTCGATGGCAGTCGTCGACAGCCTCGGTGATGTGGGCGTGGACCTGCTGGAGATATCGGGCGGCACGTTTGAGGCGACCGCGATGATGACCGGTGCGCCCGAGTCGACCCGAACGCGGGAAGCGTACTTTCTCGACTACGCAGAGCGTGTCCGTGCGCGTGCCCGCATGCCGCTGATGCTGACCGGCGGCCTGCGCAGCGCCGCGGCGATGGAGACAGCCGTGCGCTCGGGTGCCATCGACGTGTGCGGCCTGGGCCGACCCCTGGTCCTCGAACCAGACCTCGCGCAGCGCTTGCTGGCCGGCGAAGGTGCGGTCAGCACGGCGTCACCGCGACGTGTTCGCATCCCGAGGCTGGCCGGGGCGGGCGAAACCATCTGGTACACCGAGCAGATCCACCGCATCGGCCGGGGACGCTCCCCCAGGCCCGGTCGCAGCGCGGAGGCCGCGATGGCGAAGTATCTGCTGGCAAGTACGTGCGACGCACTGGCGCGTCGCGCCGTCGTCCGTTAG
- a CDS encoding MBL fold metallo-hydrolase yields MVTSTHTLTQIRDDLFETRMDSPFPGLTTHAYLWRRSTGNVLFYNPASDADFDAIDALGGVSAQYLSHQDEAGPNLARIAERFGRRLHAPAAEVEVISEHGHVDVTLGDERHVDANGVEVLPTPGHSPGSTCYLVTGVGGERYLFTGDTMFPTEAGTWSTFVVPERGETDALRASLELLAGVEPDLVISSAFGGPTAIEVVDSARWTQCIQEALASLPA; encoded by the coding sequence ATGGTTACTTCAACGCACACCTTGACCCAGATCCGCGACGACCTTTTCGAAACCCGGATGGATTCGCCGTTTCCCGGGCTGACCACGCACGCCTACCTGTGGCGGCGGTCGACGGGCAACGTGCTGTTCTACAACCCCGCCAGCGACGCCGACTTCGATGCGATCGACGCGCTCGGGGGCGTGAGCGCGCAATACCTGTCGCATCAGGACGAGGCCGGGCCCAACCTGGCGCGGATCGCCGAGCGGTTCGGCCGTCGATTGCATGCGCCCGCCGCGGAGGTGGAGGTGATCTCCGAGCACGGGCACGTCGACGTGACGCTGGGTGATGAGCGGCACGTCGACGCCAACGGTGTGGAAGTCCTTCCCACGCCGGGACATTCGCCGGGCAGCACCTGCTATCTGGTCACCGGGGTCGGCGGCGAAAGGTACCTGTTCACCGGCGACACCATGTTCCCCACCGAAGCGGGCACATGGTCGACGTTCGTGGTGCCCGAGCGCGGTGAGACCGACGCCCTTAGGGCCAGCCTCGAGCTGCTGGCCGGAGTCGAACCGGATCTCGTGATCTCCAGCGCGTTCGGTGGTCCGACCGCGATCGAGGTGGTCGATTCGGCGCGCTGGACGCAGTGCATCCAGGAGGCGTTGGCCAGCCTGCCGGCCTAG